The DNA region CCCGTCATGGCCGTCGTGACCGGTATCGGGCTTGCCTACTTCTTCGGTTCTGGATTTTCCTTTGGGACCGACACCCTGAGCCTCGGCCTTTACGGAATCGGTATGGCGGCAGTGGGCATGTTGTCCACGCTGGGCATCACGTTGGCCACCGATGCCTACGGGCCCATCGCGGACAACGCTGGCGGCAACGCCGAGATGAGCGGTCTCGACCCCGAGGTGCGTCGGCGCACCGACGCCCTCGACTCGCTCGGCAATACGACCGCAGCAACGGGCAAGGGTTTCGCCATCGGTTCCGCGGCGCTTACCGGCATCGCCCTGATGGCCTCGTACCTCGAAGAGGTCAAGATCGGCATCCAGCACATCCTCGATCGTGGCCTTGGCTACACGTTCCCCGATCACTTCCACCTGGCGTCGACCGCCACTGACCAGCTCCAGAGCCTCAACCTCATGCAAATGATGACGCACTACGAGGTGGTGCTGATCAACCCCAAGGTCATCATCGGCATGTTCACGGGCGCGATGCTCGCGTTCGTGTTCTCCGGAATCACGATGAAGGCCGTGGGCCGCGCAGCAGGCCAGATGGTCGACGAGGTGCGCCGCCAGTTCCGCGAGATGCCAGGCATCATGGCGGGCACGCAGGACCCCGACTACGCACGCTGCGTCGCCATCTCGACCAAGGCCGCGCAGAGGGAAATGATGCTCCCGTCGATCCTCGCGATCGCGGCCCCCGTCGTCATGGGATTCATCTTCGGCGTGCCAGGAGTGCTCGGCCTCTTGGCGGGAGCGGCCGCAGCCGGATTCTCGCTATCGATGTTCATGGCGAATGCCGGTGGCGCGTGGGACAACGCGAAGAAGTACATCGAGGAGGGCCACCACGGAGGCAAGGGTTCCGAGTCACACAAGGCGGCCGTCATCGGCGATACCGTCGGCGACCCCTTCAAGGACACCGCGGGCCCGGGACTCAACATCCTCGTGAAGCTCATGGCGATGGAGGCGATCGTCGTGGCAGGCGTCACGGTCGCGATCAGCCTGGTCTAGTCGCCAGGTTAAGTAACGCGGCCCAGTGTGTCGGACCGAGTTTGGGGCGCCTCCTTCCATGAGGGCGCCCCTTCTCGTTCTCTGAAGCCTGCGCGCTACTGAAAGTCGCGGCTCGTTGACGCGACCTTGAGGCTCAGCGGTGCGAGGTGCTCCGCGACGAGGTTCGTGGCGCCGTCGGCACGCTCGATGCGCCCCCTGATCACCAGCGCTTGAGCCCGCCGCGCAACCGCTTGGTAGCGCCTCCACACACCTTGCGAGCAGATAACGTTGAGAAATCCCGTCTCATCCTCGAGCGAGATGAATGTCACCCCCTTGGCGGTGCCCGGCCGTTGCCTGTGGGTCACGACTCCTGCCACACTCACGCGCCGCTCCGCCTCGTGTTCAAGAACCCCCGCGACGGTGAGCACCCCGTTACGGTCGAGCCCCTCGCGAACAAAGACAGTCGGATACCTATCAACTGACACTCCGTGCGCCCAGACGTCGGCTATCGCCTCTTCGACCATGGACATCACGGGCAGCACGGGCGCCTCCACGCCGGGGACCACTCCCGGGAGTGTGTCAGGCCCCTCAAGCGCGATCAGTGCTGCGGCCCAGAGCCCTTCGCGTCTGCTCACCCCGAGTGTCTCAAGCGCTCCCGACGTGGCAAGAGCCTCCCATTGGGTCTTGGTGAGCGGCCTGGTTCCCACGTCTGCCACCGAGGCGAACGGCGCAACGGCCGTCGCCGCGTCGCTAGTCCCAGCGCCGCCATTCCCGGCCTCGCTACCGCCAACCCCCACCCTCTCGAGGGTTGCCTCAACCGCTTGTGCCTGTGCCCTTTGCACCGCCCCTTGGAAGCCCCCTTGCCTCACCCTCACGCGCCTCGCCATATCCGGAAGCGAGACGAAGGGCGCCTCCGCTCGCGCGTCGACGATCGCCTGAGCGGCATCGGCGCCAAGGCCCTTGACCGCGGCAAGGCCCATGCGAACGGCCAGTTGGGGCTCGATGTGCACGAGCGCATTCAGGTCGGCGCGGACCTCCGCCGGGGCATCGAAAGGCGCATCGAGCCTTTCGACGCGGGCAAGTGCGTCGGAGCGCGACACGCACGGCCGCAACACCACTTGGCCGTGGCGCCTGGCATCGGCCGCGAGGGACTGCGGGCTGTAGAAGCCCATCGGCTGCGCGGCAAGCAAACCCGCATAGAAGGCGGCGGGTTTGTGTACCTTGAGCCAGCACGACGCGTACACCAGGTAGGCAAACGAGAACGAGTGGGACTCGGGAAAGCCGAAGTCGGAAAACGCCTTGAGCTTGTCGAAGATCTGGTGCGCGACATCGGCGGTGACGCCCTTCTCGTTCGCCCCCACCATGAAACGCGCCCGCAGTGCCTCCATGCGTTCTGGGCTGCGCTTGGAACCCATCGCGCGCCGCAGTTGATCGGCAAGCGATCCGTCGAAGCCCGCGCAGTCCATCGCCATCTGCATCAGCTGCTCCTGGAACAGCGGCACTCCGAGTGTCTTGCCGAGCGACTTCTCGAGCAGCGGATGCAGGTACGTCACCTCTTCGCGGCCGCGCGCGCGATTGATATACGGGTGTACCGACCCGCCCTGGATGGGGCCAGGCCTGATCAGCGCCACCTCGATGACGATGTCATAGAACCGGCGGGGTCTGAGGCGCGGCAGCGTGGCCATCTGGGCACGCGACTCGACCTGGAAGACGCCGACGGTATCGGCGGCGCACAACAGGTCATAGACGGCCTCATCCTCTTGGGGAAGGGAATGTAGCCCGATCTCCTGGCCCTCGGTCTCCCACACCGACTGGAAGGCGTATCGCAACGCGGAGAGCATGCCGAGCCCGAGCAGATCGAACTTGACGAGCCCCGCGTCGGCGCAATCGTCCTTGTCCCACTGCAGCACCGTGCGACCGGGCATGCGCGCCCATTCGACGGGGCAGACGTCGATGACGGGGCGGTCGCACAGCACCATTCCGCCCGGGTGAATCCCCAAGTGGCGAGGCAGGCGCAAGAACCGCTCCGCCAGGTCAAGCACCGGCGTGGGTATGTGATCGAGCTCGGCCACGGGCGTAGGCTCCGGCCACATCGCATCGCGCTGCGTCGCGGCCCATGCCTGCTGAGCGGCCTGGTCGGTGCGCAGCGTCGACCACCTGTCGATGCTCTTCGACCAGGCGTCCTGCTGGCCGACGTCGTAGCCGAGAGCCCTCGCGGCGTCCCTGACCGCAGATCGCGGCCGGTACTGAATCACATTGGCGACCATCGCGGCGTTAATGCGTCCAAAGCGCCTGAATACGTACTGGATGACCTCCTCGCGCCGGTCCGACTCGATGTCAACGTCGATGTCGGGCGGGCCGTCGCGTTCGGGAGCAAGGAAGCGCTCAAACAGGAGCCCGTGCGTCACCGCGTCGACGGCTGTCACCCCCAACGCGTAGCAGACGGCGGAGTTAGCGGCGCTCCCCCGTCCCTGACACAGAATGTCGGAGCGCCTGCAAAAGCTCACGATGTCGTGAACGATGAGGAAGTAGCCGGGGAAGTCCAGCGCCTCGATCACCGTCAGCTCGTGCTCGATCTGCCTCCAGGCGCCGGGAACCCGCTCCCTATCCGGCGGGCCGTACCGCTCGCGCGCACCCTGATAAGTGAGTTCCCGCAGCCACGACGCCTCTGTGTGGCCCTCGGGAACGGGATACGGCGGCAGGTGTGGCGCCACGAGGTGCAGGTCAAAGGCGCACTCCGCACCCAGCCTCGACGCCGTGGTGACCGCCTGCGGGTGGCGCCGATGTCTCCACAGCATCTCCCCCGTGCTGCGCAGGTGCGCCCCTGGGCTGCCCGGCAGCCAGCCGTCCATGTCGTCCAGGGACGAGCGTGCGCGCACCGCAGCGAGCGCGGACGCGAGGTCGGCGTCTCGAGGTGTCGCATAGTGGGCGTTCGTTGTCGCGACGAGCGGTAGGCCCGCGTCGAAGGCGAGGTCCGCCAAGGCGTCGGCGATTTCGGAATCGTAGGGCTGCCCCGTGTCGGTAATTTCGACGGCGACGCCTTCGCGCCCGAAGAGCGCCACAAGCCTGTTTAGTTCCGACCTCGCCGCGACCACGCCCTCACGTGTCACTCCTCGCGCATGGCTCGCCGTGGCCACCCCAGGCACCCCGATACCGGCCAGGGCCCTCCTCACGGATCCCTTGCGGCACCCCGTCAGCACCAGAAACTCGCCCGATCCGGCCTCGGCAATGCCCTCGAGCGTGTAGTGGGCCAACCCCTTCTCGCCCGCGGCAAGGTGCGCCATGCCGATGGTGCGCGAGAGTCTCGCATAACCGCCCGCCCCCCGTGCGAGGACCACCAGGTGAGTGCCGCGCGGGTCTGGGATCCCCGTGGGCGCATCCAGCACGGGGGCGCCGGCCTTGCCCTCGGGGGCCGGCAGGTGCAGTTCAGCGCCGAACACCGTCGGTAGACCCACCGACCGCGCGGCGTTGGCAAAGCGCACCACGCCGTACAGGCCATCGTGATCCGTGAGCGCCATGGCAGACAGACCCAAGCGCCCCGCCTCGGCGGCCATTTCTTCGGGCTGGCTCGCGCCGTCGAGGAAGCTGAAGGCGGAGTGTGCGTGCAGCTCCGCGTACTCGACACATTCAGTCATCGCTCGGCCCGCTCATCGCTCGGCCCGCTCATCGCTCGGCCCACTCATCGCTCGGCCCACTCATCGCTGCCGCTCAGTCATAGACGGCCTCAAGCATCCAACGCCCCTGGTGAAGGGCGATCAGCAGCGCGGGGCCACTGTTCCCGGCGTCGTCGCGCAACGCGACCTGCAGGAATGCTCGCCGTGAGGCCTCTGACGACCACCAGCGCTCGACAATGGGCCATGGGCCCGCCCACGCCTCAACGGGAAGAGGCGTCCCCCACACCGGCCCGTCGCTGCCTCCCACGTGACCGGACGACGGGTGACGATGCGCGGCTCGAGCCACCCTGTCCCCTGGGTTCGCCTGCAGCCGCACCCACGTGGGAGGGGCGCTCACTGCGAGCCTCCTGTCCACCCGCACAGGACTCCCGCCCGCATCGAGAACGTGAATCTCGAGCGGAGACGCGAGGACCGTCGCGGGGGCGGGGTCGGGAACGCGGCCTGGCCACGGATGGCTGACTCGCCTCGCAGGCTCTCCCTCCTGTCCCCAGGCGAGAGCGTGAACCCTGTCGCGAGGTGTGCGGCCACCCTGCTCGCTCACGGCCAGCACGCCCTCGGGCCCCAACAGCCCCTGCAGCCTTTCCATGGCCCGATGCGCCCTGGCATCGGCGCCCGAGGTTCCTCCCCACAGGAACGACTGCTCGGCCCCGAGCGGCACCACGTCCTCGGCCGTGAGAGTCAGCGCCGTGAGCGGCGCGGGCTGCGGCGACGCCGTGCCTGTGCCAGTACCCGAAAGCCATCCCTCGAGCTGCCAACGCACCCTGTCCGCCATGTGCTTGGTGAAGGCCCCCGAGCGGCTTCCCACGTCGGTGCGCCACACCCGCACCAACTCGCCTCCCGTGACGGTCCTCGCCCCGATCCGCACGCGTGCGCATCTCGATGCGGCGGCCAACAAGGCAGCATCGAGTTGCCCCGCAACGTGGACTGCCACGAGCGCGAGCTGTTCGACCCTCTCGGCGGGTTCCTCGAACACATACTCGACGGCGATGTCTCCCTCGGCCCTACGCAATACGGGAGGCGCCACGTCCTCGCCCCTCGCCATGCGCTGCGCCCATGCGCCCACCTGTCCAAAGCGCGCCATGACATCGGCCGAGGGAAGCGCCGTGAAGTCCCCAAGCCTGGTCAGGCCGAGCCGCACTAGAACGCTGACGAGCTGCTCGACCTCGGCGCGCTGGGTGCGCTCCATCGTGGCGTGTACCAAGGTGTCGACCGGCAAGGGTGCCAAAAAGTCGTGGGACTGACCCCGCCTAATCAGGGAGTTCGCTCTCGCGGCCATCACGGCGGCCAACAGACCGTCCGCGATGCCCACGGACGACTCGTAACCGGCCTCCTCCACCACTCGCGTCACGAGCGCCTCCGCAAGCGCCTCCTCGGAGCCGTGAAAGCGCGCAGCCCCCTCCGAGGGAATCATGAGTAGCCCTGGACGCGATATCTCCACCCCAGACACCACGTTCTCCGCCGCCGCGGCGACGGCCTCGAACTCACGGGCATCGCGACCCTCGTCATGAGAAAGGATCGTGAGCTCCGGACAGGCCCGCTGCGCCAGGCGTTTACGCATCCCGCGACGCACCCCCGCCGCTCGGGCCGCCGCAGAGACGGCGAGCATCCCCTTTCCGTGCAGTACTGCGGCGGGGGCATCGGCCCCCATGCCCGCTTGCGCCATGGCAGCAACCACTGGCCAGTCGGGCACCCACAGGACGACGCGGCGCACGGTGGCGACCGTCGCATCGCGCAAAGGGACTCTCATGCGGCACCCGTTCCAAGCGCCCTGTCTTCCAAGGTTGCGAGCCTGACGGCGGCTCCGACCCTCACCGACTGGGTGTCCACGTCAAGGCAGACAACGACCCGCCTGGCGGTCCCCGTCGACCGGCCGGTGACCGCCACGGTCATGTCCCGCTCGCGCAGCCGGCCCTCGCCCGCGCCAAGGCCACACCATCTGACCCCGTCTACTGTCAGTTGGATGTGAGCCCCAGGCCATCGACCCGCAGCCACCACCACGCAGCCGCTTTCCCTGGCGCGCGCGGCCAACCGCCTGCGATCGGCATCAGAAATGGCGAGCCCCTGGCCCACCATCACCACGTCCACGTCGTCGATGCATACACCCAGCGTGGCGGGCGCTTGAACTCCCGGATACGGGATAAGCGCCACTCGAGCCAGGTCGATGCCGCGCCGCGCCGCCGCGAGCACGCCCACATTCGGCATCCCCACCATCGCCGTCCACGCACCATCCAGGGAAGCTCGCGCCACAAGGGCAAGCACAAGCGACGTGGAACCCTCAACCGCGATGACCTGCCCCTTGCGTAGGCCGCGAGGTAAGAGCGGAACGAGAGCGTCGTCAAGCGCGAGGAGGGGCCCTTCCGTCGCCTCGCGGTCGGCACCCATACGGGTTTCGACCGCTCTCAAGGCGGCGCGGGCGGCGGCCAGGCGAGTCCCTTGCGTCTCCACGATCACCTCCCAAGCGGTCGCTGACAGGGCGGCGGAGAACCCGCACGCCATTCGAACACTTGTTCGATTCTGCCATGGATGGCGGACATGCGCGAGACCCACTCAGTCCGCATCCGTCACACGTCAGTACTCCGCCGACCGCCCCGTATCAATCCGATATCATGGGAGCAGAAGCGCTCCCTCGGGCTTGGCCACGGCTGTGCCTGCCTGGGCCGCAAAAGCCAACGTTGAGCACGTTTCACCACGCCACGAGAGGAGCGGGCCATCAGCCTCGCTACCATTCCCGACGCCCTCGAGGCACTTAAAGAGGGACGCCCCGTCATCGTCGTCGACGATGAGGACCGCGAAAACGAGGGCGACATCGTGCTGGCCGCCCAGTACGCCACTCAGGAGTGGATTGCGTGGACCGTGCGCGTGTCCTCGGGTTTCATCTGCGCACCTCTCACGAACGAGATTGCCGACCGGTTGGCGCTGCCTCCCATGGTCGAACACAACGAAGACCCTCGCGGGACCGCGTACACCGTCACGGTGGATGCAGCGAACCGCCTCACGACCGGCATCAGTGCGGCCGACCGCGCCAACACGCTTCGTATCCTGGCCGACCCCACGTCAACGCCAAGCGCCCTCACCAGGCCGGGACACATCGTGCCCTTGCGCGCGGTCGACGGGGGAGTCCTTGTGAGGAACGGCCACACCGAGGCGGCCATCGATTTGTTGTTGCTTGCCGGGCTGGAACCCGCAGCGGCGATTTGCGAGGTGGTCGGCGACGACGGTGAGATGCTCCGCCTCGAGGGGCTTCTCGCTCTCGGCGAGCGCGACGACGTTCCCGTCATTGCGATCAAAGACCTCGTCGACTGGCTCATCGCGGCACGCGACGGTGTCGCCGCAGTTTCCGCCTAGAAATTCAACCTCGCGAAACCCTGCACAGCATTACCTCACGCGATGTGAGTGCGAGGACAATGGGTCATGTCCACGACGATGGCGATGAAGGCAGGCCGGCATGCTCAAGGGAATCGACCCCGTGCTCCACGGAGAGCTCTTGCACATCCTGGACGACATGGGTCACGGTGACCAACTCCTGCTCGTCGATCGCAACTACCCGGCCGCAGCATCGGGCAAGCCCGTCTTGAGGCTGGGCGAAATTGGGGTGGAGCGCGCGGCCCGCGCCATCTTGAGCGTCATGCCTTTGGATACGTTCCTTGACCACCCGCTCGAGCGCATGGAGGTCGACGGCGACCCCTCAATCGTCGCACCCGTACAGGCGGCCGTTCTTGAGATCGCGCGCGCTCACCACCCCGAGCCCCTCGAGTTCGGCATCGTGCCGCGATTGTGGTTCTATGAACGCGCCAAGGAGGTCTTCGCCGTGGTTCACACGCTGGAGGACCAACCGTATGGTTGCTTCATCCTGCACAAGGGCGTCATCTTCCCCGACGCCCCGTAGCCGCCACGTCTGGGCGTCAGTCACCCTCAACTAGCCGGTGAGCAGTCCCTAGGTCGGTGATCAGCACGTCGATCCACCCGCCCAAGGCGGCGCCTCGAATCGCATCAAGCTTTCGCCCATGTCAAGGCGGCGCGGTGTCAATACAGAGGAAAATGGGTAACGAATGAATACCGATCCACGGACCGACTCGCTATTCACGCGCGGGCCGCTGATCGTCCTCGGCACGGTCAACCGCGACCACGTAGTGTTCGTCGACCTCCACCCGCTGCCCGGCCAGACCATCCTTGGCCACTCCTACGAGACGGGGACGGGCGGCAAGGGCTCAAATCAGGCCGTTTCCGCAGCTCGCGCCGGCGCCGCCGTGACCTTTGTGTCCGCCGTGGGCGACGACTCCGCAGGAGCCGAGCTGCTCGCAGACCTGGCCGCCAAGGGCGTCAACGTTTCACACGTGACGCGCGTCGATGGCCAGCCAAGCGGCGTGGCGCTCATCACGGTTTCGGCCGACGGCGAGAATTCGATCATCGTGGCCCCTGGCGCAAGCGCGTCACTGGATCCCGCACTGGTGAGCGGCACCGTCGCCGACCTGGTGGAGCCCGGATCCGTCCTCCTCACACAACTGGAGCTTCCGCTGCCAGTGGTCGAACGGGCATGCTTGGTCGCGCACGAGCGGGGTGCGCGAGTCGTATTGAACCTGTCCCCCATGCAGCCAGTCGCCGAGGCCGTGTTGGCCGCTTGTGACCCGCTCATCGTCAACGCGGGTGAGGCCGCCACACTTGCGGAGTCCCGGTGCGAGTCCGTCCAAGACGCTCATGATGTCGCCCAGGCACTCGCGGCGCGTTGCCGTTCCGTCGTTGTGACCCTTGGGGGCGACGGTGCGGTCGTGGCCGATGGCGCCCCTGCAAGGCACTTTCCTGGTGAGACGGTTCCCGTGGTCGACACCACCGGAGCTGGGGACTCGTTCGCGGGGGCCCTCGCCGCGGCACTGGTCGCAGGCGCCGGGCTCGACGACGCGGTCAGGAGTGGAATTCAAGCAAGTGCGCTGACCGTCCAGCATGTCGGAGCACAGCCTCCCGAGGATTGGCGTCCTTAACGGCCCCCAGTATCGTGATTGAGCCCCAGCCACTGAGTCCGTCGCCCCCGGAGCGGCCTAGCGGCGGCGCAGCTCCCACACGGCGACGGCCGATGCCGCAGCCACGTTCAGAGAGTCCACTCCCCCAGCCATGGGGATAGTGACCACGTGATCCGCTGCGGACAGGGCGGCGTGTGACAACCCGTCGCCTTCGGTCCCCATAACGAGTGCGACCCGCTCGTGGCCCGCCCCCGCGAAGTCCGCCAGGGACACCGCATCGTCGGCCAGCGCCAAGGCTGCGACGGTGAATCCGGCATCGCGCAATTCGTCCAGAGCAGCGGGCCACGGCTCGACGCGAGTCCACGGCACCTGAAACACGGTGCCCATGGAGACCTTCACGGATCGCCGGTATAGCGGGTCGGCGCATGTGGGCGAGACGAGAATGGCATCCGCCCCCAGGCCCGCAACGGACCGGAAAATCGCGCCCACATTGGTGTGGTCCACGATGCCCTCGAGCACCACGACGAGCCGGGCACCCCTGACGATGTCTTCCACCGAGGCGAGCTCGGGGCGATGCATCGCCGCTAGGGCTCCGCGATGGACGTCGTAGCCGGTCACGGACTCGAGCACCTCAGCGGGGGCCACGTAGATGGGGGTATCAGCGTCAACCAGCGATTCGACCGACTCAAGCCAGCGTTCGGTGACCAGGAGGGACCGCGGCCGATGGCCGCCGGCGAGAGCCCTCGAGATGACCTTCGCGCCCTCCGCCATGTACAGGCCCGCGGCCGGCTCGATGCGGCGCCTCAACGCGACGTCGGTGAGCCCGCGATAGTCGGCGAGCCGCTCGTCGGCGGGATCGGTCACTTTGATCACGGGCACCGCACCAGTCTCCCAGCCTCGAAGCCCGCAGCGCGACGCCCCCCATGCGCAGTGGCTCAATTCGTACCGGATTTGAGGCTCGTGCGACCCAAGGTGGTCGAATCTGTACCGCAGCCGGTGAGACCCAAGCTCTGAGGCCTCCGGCTAAGCGGTACGAATTCAGCCACCAGCGGGTGGAATGCGCCGTGACACGGTACGGATCAAGCCATTTGCAGGAACGACGAAGGGCCCCCGGTTTCTGGGGGCCCCGCGCCGTTCGGTATGGTGCTTAGCCTGGCTGTTGACCCTTCGAGACGTTTGGGTCGAACGTTGCACCACTAGCGGAACCGGCCGACTCCGCGTCAGCGCTCACGCTCTCCGCCATGCGGCGCGCCTCTTCGAGGGCAACGCGTGGATCGGTGAGAACGTTAGTGAGCGGGGTCCTGCGCTTGGCGCGCTCGGGGTCACGGTTGAGGGGCTCAGGCTCTTCCGCGCCACCGAAGCCTGCGGCGACCGCCTTGAGCGCACCCGTGAACTCTGTGGGCACGAACCAGATCTTGTTCGAGTCCGTCTTGGCAATTTCGGGCAGCATCTGCAGGTACTGGTACGCGAGCAGCTTGCTGTCGGCGTCACCCTCGTGGATCGCGTCGAACACCTGCAAAATGGCGCGAGCCTCGCCCTCTGCACGCAGAATCTTGGACTGCGCGTCACCCTCGGCCATGAGGATCGCGGACTGCTTCTCGCCCTCGGCCATGAGGATCGCGGACTGCTTGACGCCCTCCGCGGTCAGGATCGCGGCACGTCGGTCACGCTCGGCGCGCATCTGCTTCTCCATCGAGTCCTTGATCGAGACCGGCGGCTCGATGGCCTTGATCTCGACGCGGTTCACGCGGATACCCCACTTGCCTGTCGCCTCGTCAAGCACTCCGCGCAAATGGCCGTTGATGTGGTCGCGGCCGGTGAGCGCCTGCTCAAGGTCCATGGTGCCGACGATGTTACGCAGAGTCGTGGCCGTGAGCTGTTCGACACCGATCCAGTAGTTGGCGATCTCGTAGACAGCCGCGCGGGCGTCGGTGACCTGCAGATAGATGACCGAGTCGATGTCGACCACCAGGTTGTCAGACGTGATGACCGACTGAGGCGGAGTGGGATACACCTGCTCCTTGAGGTCGACCTGAGCGCGCACTCTGTCGAGGAACGGCACCAGAAGGTGAAGTCCCGCGTCAAGCGTGCGGCTATACCGGCCGAGGCGCTCAACGAGGTAGGCCTTGGTCTGGCGCACGACCACGATGGATCGGGCGATGGCCGAGATCACAAAGATCGCGACTATACCCAGAACGACGAGTCCTGCTATTTGTACCGGCGTCATAGCGACGTGTTCTCCTTTGCTGGGGCGACGATTGCCATCGCTCCGTCGATTTTGACGACGACGACGTCGGCGCCTTCGGGAATAACGTCGGCGCCCTCTTCGATGCGCGCCGACCACACCTCTCCGCGCAACTTGACGCGACCGCCAGTGGCGGTCACGTCATCGAGCGCCTTGGCGTGCATGGTGACGAGCGCCGCCGAGTTGGTCTCGACGAATGCGACCCCACGCTTGCGCATCGAGCGCAACAACCACGGCCGCAAGGCGAATAGCAACAGCGATGCGACGACGCAAGCGACGACAACCGCGAGGAGGATCGGACCGTTCAGGAGCATCACCGTGCCTCCGG from Demequina lutea includes:
- a CDS encoding error-prone DNA polymerase, producing the protein MTECVEYAELHAHSAFSFLDGASQPEEMAAEAGRLGLSAMALTDHDGLYGVVRFANAARSVGLPTVFGAELHLPAPEGKAGAPVLDAPTGIPDPRGTHLVVLARGAGGYARLSRTIGMAHLAAGEKGLAHYTLEGIAEAGSGEFLVLTGCRKGSVRRALAGIGVPGVATASHARGVTREGVVAARSELNRLVALFGREGVAVEITDTGQPYDSEIADALADLAFDAGLPLVATTNAHYATPRDADLASALAAVRARSSLDDMDGWLPGSPGAHLRSTGEMLWRHRRHPQAVTTASRLGAECAFDLHLVAPHLPPYPVPEGHTEASWLRELTYQGARERYGPPDRERVPGAWRQIEHELTVIEALDFPGYFLIVHDIVSFCRRSDILCQGRGSAANSAVCYALGVTAVDAVTHGLLFERFLAPERDGPPDIDVDIESDRREEVIQYVFRRFGRINAAMVANVIQYRPRSAVRDAARALGYDVGQQDAWSKSIDRWSTLRTDQAAQQAWAATQRDAMWPEPTPVAELDHIPTPVLDLAERFLRLPRHLGIHPGGMVLCDRPVIDVCPVEWARMPGRTVLQWDKDDCADAGLVKFDLLGLGMLSALRYAFQSVWETEGQEIGLHSLPQEDEAVYDLLCAADTVGVFQVESRAQMATLPRLRPRRFYDIVIEVALIRPGPIQGGSVHPYINRARGREEVTYLHPLLEKSLGKTLGVPLFQEQLMQMAMDCAGFDGSLADQLRRAMGSKRSPERMEALRARFMVGANEKGVTADVAHQIFDKLKAFSDFGFPESHSFSFAYLVYASCWLKVHKPAAFYAGLLAAQPMGFYSPQSLAADARRHGQVVLRPCVSRSDALARVERLDAPFDAPAEVRADLNALVHIEPQLAVRMGLAAVKGLGADAAQAIVDARAEAPFVSLPDMARRVRVRQGGFQGAVQRAQAQAVEATLERVGVGGSEAGNGGAGTSDAATAVAPFASVADVGTRPLTKTQWEALATSGALETLGVSRREGLWAAALIALEGPDTLPGVVPGVEAPVLPVMSMVEEAIADVWAHGVSVDRYPTVFVREGLDRNGVLTVAGVLEHEAERRVSVAGVVTHRQRPGTAKGVTFISLEDETGFLNVICSQGVWRRYQAVARRAQALVIRGRIERADGATNLVAEHLAPLSLKVASTSRDFQ
- a CDS encoding SPFH domain-containing protein produces the protein MTPVQIAGLVVLGIVAIFVISAIARSIVVVRQTKAYLVERLGRYSRTLDAGLHLLVPFLDRVRAQVDLKEQVYPTPPQSVITSDNLVVDIDSVIYLQVTDARAAVYEIANYWIGVEQLTATTLRNIVGTMDLEQALTGRDHINGHLRGVLDEATGKWGIRVNRVEIKAIEPPVSIKDSMEKQMRAERDRRAAILTAEGVKQSAILMAEGEKQSAILMAEGDAQSKILRAEGEARAILQVFDAIHEGDADSKLLAYQYLQMLPEIAKTDSNKIWFVPTEFTGALKAVAAGFGGAEEPEPLNRDPERAKRRTPLTNVLTDPRVALEEARRMAESVSADAESAGSASGATFDPNVSKGQQPG
- a CDS encoding TrmH family RNA methyltransferase, which translates into the protein MPVIKVTDPADERLADYRGLTDVALRRRIEPAAGLYMAEGAKVISRALAGGHRPRSLLVTERWLESVESLVDADTPIYVAPAEVLESVTGYDVHRGALAAMHRPELASVEDIVRGARLVVVLEGIVDHTNVGAIFRSVAGLGADAILVSPTCADPLYRRSVKVSMGTVFQVPWTRVEPWPAALDELRDAGFTVAALALADDAVSLADFAGAGHERVALVMGTEGDGLSHAALSAADHVVTIPMAGGVDSLNVAAASAVAVWELRRR
- a CDS encoding DNA polymerase Y family protein produces the protein MRVPLRDATVATVRRVVLWVPDWPVVAAMAQAGMGADAPAAVLHGKGMLAVSAAARAAGVRRGMRKRLAQRACPELTILSHDEGRDAREFEAVAAAAENVVSGVEISRPGLLMIPSEGAARFHGSEEALAEALVTRVVEEAGYESSVGIADGLLAAVMAARANSLIRRGQSHDFLAPLPVDTLVHATMERTQRAEVEQLVSVLVRLGLTRLGDFTALPSADVMARFGQVGAWAQRMARGEDVAPPVLRRAEGDIAVEYVFEEPAERVEQLALVAVHVAGQLDAALLAAASRCARVRIGARTVTGGELVRVWRTDVGSRSGAFTKHMADRVRWQLEGWLSGTGTGTASPQPAPLTALTLTAEDVVPLGAEQSFLWGGTSGADARAHRAMERLQGLLGPEGVLAVSEQGGRTPRDRVHALAWGQEGEPARRVSHPWPGRVPDPAPATVLASPLEIHVLDAGGSPVRVDRRLAVSAPPTWVRLQANPGDRVARAAHRHPSSGHVGGSDGPVWGTPLPVEAWAGPWPIVERWWSSEASRRAFLQVALRDDAGNSGPALLIALHQGRWMLEAVYD
- a CDS encoding RbsD/FucU family protein → MLKGIDPVLHGELLHILDDMGHGDQLLLVDRNYPAAASGKPVLRLGEIGVERAARAILSVMPLDTFLDHPLERMEVDGDPSIVAPVQAAVLEIARAHHPEPLEFGIVPRLWFYERAKEVFAVVHTLEDQPYGCFILHKGVIFPDAP
- a CDS encoding ribokinase, with protein sequence MNTDPRTDSLFTRGPLIVLGTVNRDHVVFVDLHPLPGQTILGHSYETGTGGKGSNQAVSAARAGAAVTFVSAVGDDSAGAELLADLAAKGVNVSHVTRVDGQPSGVALITVSADGENSIIVAPGASASLDPALVSGTVADLVEPGSVLLTQLELPLPVVERACLVAHERGARVVLNLSPMQPVAEAVLAACDPLIVNAGEAATLAESRCESVQDAHDVAQALAARCRSVVVTLGGDGAVVADGAPARHFPGETVPVVDTTGAGDSFAGALAAALVAGAGLDDAVRSGIQASALTVQHVGAQPPEDWRP
- a CDS encoding NfeD family protein, coding for MEFMWWFIVAAALGVFEIFTLDLTLLMLAGGALAGGTVMLLNGPILLAVVVACVVASLLLFALRPWLLRSMRKRGVAFVETNSAALVTMHAKALDDVTATGGRVKLRGEVWSARIEEGADVIPEGADVVVVKIDGAMAIVAPAKENTSL